A genome region from Musa acuminata AAA Group cultivar baxijiao chromosome BXJ3-5, Cavendish_Baxijiao_AAA, whole genome shotgun sequence includes the following:
- the LOC135638907 gene encoding calcium-dependent protein kinase 16-like translates to MGNCCRSPAAVARKDVKTHFPGARHDHGGPGARGKNHDHDDDHHQQQNGGGGGHSKRMTVLSSDAKSEGAVEERYVLDRELGRGEFGVTYLCMDRDTRELFACKSISKRKLRTAVDVEDVRREVAIMRHLPRSPSIVSLREACEDDGAVHLVMELCEGGELFDRIVARGHYSERAAAVVMKTIVEVVQLCHRHGVIHRDLKPENFLFANKKENSPLKAIDFGLSIFFKPGERFSEIVGSPYYMAPEVLKRNYGPEIDIWSAGVILYILLCGVPPFWAETEQGVAQAILRGIIDFKREPWPSVSENAKNLVRQMLEPDLKLRLMAKQVLEHPWLQNAKKAPNVPLGDVVKSRLKQFSRMNRFKRKALRVIADHLSNEEVEDIKEMFRMMDTDNDGIVSHDELKSGLAKFGSHLMESEVQMLIEAVDTNGKGTLDYGEFVAVSLHLQRMANDEHIRRAFSFFDKDGNGFIEPEELHVALAEDGSPDSMDVANDILQEVDTDKDGRISYDEFVAMMKTGTDWRKASRHYSRGRFNSLSIRLMKDGSLNLGNE, encoded by the exons ATGGGCAACTGCTGTCGTTCGCCAGCGGCCGTGGCCCGGAAGGATGTCAAGACCCACTTCCCCGGAGCCCGCCACGACCATGGCGGCCCCGGCGCCCGTGGCAAGAACCACGACCACGACGACGACCACCACCAGCAACAgaacggtggcggcggcggccacTCCAAGCGGATGACGGTGCTGAGCAGCGATGCCAAGTCGGAGGGTGCGGTCGAGGAGAGGTACGTGCTTGACCGGGAGCTCGGCCGCGGGGAGTTCGGCGTCACCTACCTCTGCATGGATCGCGACACCAGGGAGCTCTTCGCTTGCAAGTCGATCTCGAAGCGGAAGCTGCGGACGGCGGTGGACGTGGAGGACGTGCGGCGGGAGGTGGCCATAATGCGGCACCTGCCGAGGAGCCCCAGCATCGTGAGCCTGCGGGAGGCGTGCGAGGACGACGGCGCCGTTCACTTGGTGATGGAGCTGTGCGAGGGCGGGGAGCTTTTCGATCGCATCGTGGCGAGGGGGCACTACTCGGAGCGCGCGGCGGCCGTCGTCATGAAGACGATCGTCGAGGTCGTGCAGCTGTGTCATCGGCATGGCGTCATCCACCGTGACCTCAAGCCGGAGAACTTTTTGTTCGCTAACAAGAAGGAGAACTCGCCATTGAAGGCAATCGACTTCGGGCTGTCTATATTCTTTAAGCCTG GTGAAAGGTTTTCTGAGATTGTTGGAAGCCCGTACTACATGGCTCCTGAAGTTCTAAAGCGGAATTATGGACCAGAGATTGACATATGGAGTGCGGGAGTTATTCTCTACATCCTCCTATGTGGAGTTCCCCCATTTTGGGCTG AAACCGAACAGGGAGTTGCACAAGCCATTCTTCGTGGGATTATAGATTTCAAGCGTGAACCATGGCCTAGTGTCTCAGAAAATGCTAAAAATTTGGTTCGGCAGATGTTGGAACCTGACCTCAAGCTTCGGTTAATGGCAAAGCAAGTGCTTG AACATCCTTGGCTTCAAAATGCTAAAAAAGCTCCGAATGTACCACTTGGTGATGTTGTCAAGTCAAGGCTGAAACAGTTTTCGAGGATGAATAGATTTAAAAGGAAAGCATTGAGG GTTATTGCTGATCACTTGTCTAATGAAGAAGTTGAAGACATAAAAGAGATGTTTAGGATGATGGACACTGACAACGATGGCATTGTTTCGCATGATGAACTCAAATCTGGACTTGCTAAGTTTGGTTCACACCTTATGGAGTCTGAAGTGCAGATGCTCATTGAAGCT GTTGATACCAATGGAAAAGGGACCCTAGATTACGGAGAGTTTGTAGCTGTATCTCTTCATCTACAAAGAATGGCAAATGATGAGCATATCAGGAGGGCCTTCTCCTTTTTTGACAAAGACGGGAATGGCTTTATTGAACCAGAGGAACTGCATGTGGCACTAGCAGAAGATGGATCTCCTGATAGCATGGATGTTGCAAACGACATTTTACAAGAAGTTGATACTGACAAG GATGGGCGAATCAGCTACGATGAATTTGTGGCAATGATGAAGACTGGGACAGATTGGAGAAAGGCTTCACGGCACTACTCAAGAGGAAGATTTAACAGTCTCAGCATCAGACTAATGAAGGATGGGTCCTTAAACTTGGGCAATGAATGA
- the LOC135581156 gene encoding fatty acid desaturase DES3-like isoform X1: MRLLYSFPRPRISLRYIWPWSWAVTAPKKMVAMAKKEAELVNGGEPQEKFESANRPPFKIGDVRAAIPSHCWVKDKWRSMSYVLRDVVVIAALALAAGHLNSWIFWHVYWLAQGTMFWAIFVLGHDCGHGSFSDSVRLNNVVGHLLHSAILVPYHGWRISHRTHHQNHGNVDKDESWHPLTEKTYRGMASSSRTLRFRLPFPLFAFPAYLWWRSPGKEGSHFLPNSKLFHPEEKQDVMVSTICWSAMVASLLILSWVYGPVAVLKFYGVPHLVFVVWLDLVTYLHHHGHRERLPWYRGKEWNYLRGGLTTMDRDYGWINNIHHDIGTHVVHHLFPQIPHYNLVEATKAAKPVLGKYYREPEKSGPLPLHLFGVLLRSLRVDHFVSDEGDVVYYQTDPRLYAGWQQKSH; the protein is encoded by the exons ATGAGGCTGTTGTATTCATTTCCTCGTCCCAGGATCTCCCTCCGCTACATCTGGCCCTGGTCTTGGGCTGTGACTGCTCCCAAGAAGATGGTAGCCATGGCGAAGAAAGAAGCGGAACTGGTGAACGGCGGGGAGCCGCAAGAGAAGTTCGAGTCCGCGAACCGCCCGCCGTTCAAGATCGGCGACGTCCGGGCGGCCATACCGAGCCATTGCTGGGTGAAGGACAAATGGCGGTCCATGAGCTACGTCCTTCGCGACGTCGTCGTCATCGCCGCGCTTGCGCTAGCCGCCGGCCATCTTAACAGTTGGATCTTCTGGCATGTCTATTGGCTCGCCCAAGGCACCATGTTTTGGGCCATTTTTGTCCTAGGACATGACTG TGGGCACGGGAGCTTCTCCGACAGTGTGCGGCTGAACAATGTGGTGGGGCACTTGCTTCACTCCGCCATTCTGGTGCCATACCATGGATG GAGGATTAGCCACAGAACTCATCACCAGAACCATGGGAACGTTGACAAGGATGAATCATGGCACCCG TTAACCGAGAAGACATACAGGGGAATGGCTTCGTCCAGCCGAACGTTGCGTTTCAGGTTACCTTTCCCCTTGTTTGCCTTCCCTGCCTACCTG TGGTGGAGAAGCCCCGGGAAGGAAGGCTCTCACTTCCTGCCCAATAGCAAACTGTTTCATCCGGAGGAGAAACAAGATGTGATGGTATCAACCATCTGCTGGTCAGCCATGGTGGCATCGCTTCTCATTTTGTCCTGGGTGTATGGCCCTGTTGCGGTGCTAAAATTCTACGGCGTACCACACTTG GTCTTCGTCGTGTGGTTAGATCTGGTTACTTACCTGCACCACCATGGCCACCGCGAAAGGCTCCCCTGGTACCGTGGCAAG GAATGGAACTATCTGCGAGGAGGGCTGACGACAATGGACAGAGACTACGGGTGGATAAACAACATCCACCATGACATCGGAACTCATGTCGTACACCACCTCTTCCCCCAGATACCACACTACAACCTAGTAGAAGCA ACAAAGGCTGCTAAGCCTGTACTCGGCAAGTATTACCGAGAACCAGAGAAATCTGGGCCTCTTCCACTCCACCTCTTTGGCGTTCTGCTCAGGAGTCTAAGAGTCGATCACTTTGTCAGCGACGAGGGAGATGTTGTCTACTACCAGACCGACCCTCGGCTGTACGCTGGCTGGCAGCAAAAATCCCATTGA
- the LOC135581156 gene encoding sn-2 acyl-lipid omega-3 desaturase (ferredoxin), chloroplastic-like isoform X2, which produces MRLLYSFPRPRISLRYIWPWSWAVTAPKKMVAMAKKEAELVNGGEPQEKFESANRPPFKIGDVRAAIPSHCWVKDKWRSMSYVLRDVVVIAALALAAGHLNSWIFWHVYWLAQGTMFWAIFVLGHDCGHGSFSDSVRLNNVVGHLLHSAILVPYHGWRISHRTHHQNHGNVDKDESWHPLTEKTYRGMASSSRTLRFRLPFPLFAFPAYLWWRSPGKEGSHFLPNSKLFHPEEKQDVMVSTICWSAMVASLLILSWVYGPVAVLKFYGVPHLVFVVWLDLVTYLHHHGHRERLPWYRGKKCRASQPNSKQLSNDVPGLKQLAS; this is translated from the exons ATGAGGCTGTTGTATTCATTTCCTCGTCCCAGGATCTCCCTCCGCTACATCTGGCCCTGGTCTTGGGCTGTGACTGCTCCCAAGAAGATGGTAGCCATGGCGAAGAAAGAAGCGGAACTGGTGAACGGCGGGGAGCCGCAAGAGAAGTTCGAGTCCGCGAACCGCCCGCCGTTCAAGATCGGCGACGTCCGGGCGGCCATACCGAGCCATTGCTGGGTGAAGGACAAATGGCGGTCCATGAGCTACGTCCTTCGCGACGTCGTCGTCATCGCCGCGCTTGCGCTAGCCGCCGGCCATCTTAACAGTTGGATCTTCTGGCATGTCTATTGGCTCGCCCAAGGCACCATGTTTTGGGCCATTTTTGTCCTAGGACATGACTG TGGGCACGGGAGCTTCTCCGACAGTGTGCGGCTGAACAATGTGGTGGGGCACTTGCTTCACTCCGCCATTCTGGTGCCATACCATGGATG GAGGATTAGCCACAGAACTCATCACCAGAACCATGGGAACGTTGACAAGGATGAATCATGGCACCCG TTAACCGAGAAGACATACAGGGGAATGGCTTCGTCCAGCCGAACGTTGCGTTTCAGGTTACCTTTCCCCTTGTTTGCCTTCCCTGCCTACCTG TGGTGGAGAAGCCCCGGGAAGGAAGGCTCTCACTTCCTGCCCAATAGCAAACTGTTTCATCCGGAGGAGAAACAAGATGTGATGGTATCAACCATCTGCTGGTCAGCCATGGTGGCATCGCTTCTCATTTTGTCCTGGGTGTATGGCCCTGTTGCGGTGCTAAAATTCTACGGCGTACCACACTTG GTCTTCGTCGTGTGGTTAGATCTGGTTACTTACCTGCACCACCATGGCCACCGCGAAAGGCTCCCCTGGTACCGTGGCAAG AAGTGCCGAGCAAGTCAACCAAATTCAAAGCAACTGAGTAACGACGTCCCAGGTTTAAAGCAACTAGCTAGCTAG